Proteins encoded within one genomic window of Flavobacterium sp. NG2:
- a CDS encoding glycosyltransferase encodes MPKKTYKIALIGYRLTEGGGEKVMANLSLFFDSVGIEVHNIIVLDGVTYPFGGELVNLGLLKDRTNGVINKLKRLIFLNQYLKKNKFDFIIDFRPKMNPIQELITARFVYNAKTIFTVHSFLINYYMPENFWLTRLIYGKAYATVTIVDQIKELVEHKYQLNNVKTIFNPVNLDEINDKTKEDLVVDFEYIIAIGQYRDNIKQFDKLILSYANSNLPHNNIHLVILGNGDKDFLTKVALDNKVETFIHLLGFQDNPFKYLKKAKFLVLSSKNEGFANVLVESLACQTPVVAFDCLCGPSIIIKDKVNGLLVENQSIDKLTQAMNLFFEDEELYNYCKKNALESIQHFSLLNIGMQWLDLMKINYIRKN; translated from the coding sequence ATGCCTAAAAAAACATATAAGATTGCTTTGATAGGTTATCGTTTGACCGAAGGGGGTGGGGAAAAAGTAATGGCAAACTTATCTCTCTTTTTTGATAGTGTAGGGATTGAAGTTCACAACATAATAGTTTTGGATGGTGTGACATATCCCTTTGGAGGCGAACTTGTTAATTTAGGATTGCTTAAAGATCGAACGAACGGGGTTATAAATAAACTTAAAAGATTAATTTTTCTAAATCAATATTTAAAAAAGAATAAATTTGATTTTATCATTGACTTTCGACCTAAAATGAATCCTATTCAGGAATTGATTACAGCAAGATTCGTTTATAATGCTAAAACAATTTTTACGGTGCATAGTTTTTTAATAAACTATTATATGCCTGAAAACTTTTGGTTAACAAGATTAATTTATGGTAAAGCTTATGCAACAGTAACAATAGTAGATCAAATAAAAGAATTAGTTGAGCATAAATATCAATTAAACAATGTTAAGACCATTTTTAATCCTGTTAATTTAGATGAAATTAACGACAAAACTAAGGAAGACTTAGTAGTTGATTTTGAGTATATTATCGCAATAGGTCAATATAGGGATAATATCAAGCAGTTTGATAAATTGATTTTAAGTTATGCAAATTCAAATTTACCTCATAATAATATTCATTTGGTAATATTAGGAAATGGTGATAAAGATTTTTTAACTAAAGTAGCTTTAGACAATAAAGTAGAAACGTTTATTCATTTGTTGGGCTTTCAAGATAATCCTTTTAAATATTTAAAAAAAGCTAAGTTTTTAGTACTTAGTAGTAAAAATGAAGGTTTTGCAAATGTTCTAGTAGAGTCTTTAGCTTGTCAAACTCCTGTTGTAGCTTTTGATTGTCTTTGTGGGCCAAGTATTATAATCAAGGATAAAGTAAATGGGCTTTTAGTCGAAAATCAAAGTATAGATAAACTAACTCAGGCAATGAACTTATTTTTTGAAGATGAGGAATTATATAACTATTGTAAAAAAAATGCATTAGAAAGTATTCAGCATTTTTCTTTATTAAATATAGGAATGCAATGGTTAGATTTGATGAAAATTAATTATATTCGAAAAAATTGA
- a CDS encoding FdtA/QdtA family cupin domain-containing protein, translating into MDIQIIDIPKIINRHGNIAVVENDTIPFDVQRVYYLYDIPSSAVRGGHSHKKLQQVLIAISGSFDVVLKDGKSIETVSLNKPDKGLLIKNNMWRELENFSSGAVCLVLASTVFEEEDYIRDFDEFLESKK; encoded by the coding sequence ATGGATATACAGATAATTGATATTCCTAAAATAATAAATAGACACGGAAATATTGCTGTTGTTGAAAATGATACCATTCCATTTGATGTGCAAAGGGTTTATTATTTGTATGACATTCCAAGTTCGGCTGTAAGAGGAGGGCATTCGCATAAAAAACTACAACAAGTTTTAATTGCTATTTCAGGAAGTTTTGATGTTGTACTTAAAGATGGAAAATCAATAGAGACAGTATCACTCAATAAACCTGATAAAGGTTTATTGATTAAAAACAATATGTGGCGTGAACTGGAAAATTTTTCATCAGGAGCAGTATGTCTAGTTTTAGCATCTACGGTATTTGAAGAAGAAGATTATATTCGAGATTTTGATGAATTTTTAGAATCAAAAAAATGA
- a CDS encoding glycosyltransferase — protein MKILYIVPDITDSGGIARVISLKTNYLVENLNYQVSLLSVTNTYPNVFYDFNQKTKWYTIAPSNNKILFLIKYIRYINKTIVIDKPDVIVVCDAVLWLFVPWFLKTKIPLIFETHFSIRFQKKGYTSLYRRIRNKLIVSWRKKTINLFKVAVFETIQGSKEWGVENSKVIANPASFLVNEQASLINKKAMAVCMNPYVKGLDRLFTIWKKIILKHPDWILDVYGHWTTNIEYINKAKLLKIEQNINFLPPTTAIYDSYLQASVFLMTSRYEAFGMVLIESMAVGLPCVAYDCPCGPGAVIDDGINGFLIEDGNVDDYVEKVLNIIEDEDLRIKIGIDAKKSVHKYTIEVIMQEWEKLFVNVVND, from the coding sequence ATGAAAATCTTATATATTGTCCCTGATATAACGGATTCAGGTGGAATTGCAAGAGTGATTTCTTTGAAAACTAATTATTTAGTAGAGAACTTAAATTACCAGGTTTCTTTGTTGTCAGTCACAAATACATACCCTAATGTTTTTTATGATTTTAATCAAAAGACTAAATGGTACACTATCGCACCTTCCAATAATAAAATTTTATTTTTAATTAAATACATTCGTTATATAAACAAGACAATTGTAATTGATAAGCCAGATGTAATTGTTGTATGTGACGCAGTATTATGGTTATTTGTTCCTTGGTTTTTAAAAACTAAAATCCCTCTAATTTTTGAAACCCATTTTTCTATTCGTTTTCAAAAAAAAGGATATACGAGTTTATACAGAAGAATACGAAATAAATTAATAGTTTCTTGGAGAAAAAAAACTATAAATTTATTTAAGGTTGCTGTTTTTGAAACGATTCAAGGGAGTAAAGAATGGGGTGTAGAAAACAGTAAAGTCATTGCTAATCCAGCAAGTTTTTTGGTAAATGAACAGGCTAGTTTGATTAATAAAAAAGCCATGGCAGTTTGTATGAATCCCTATGTAAAAGGATTGGATCGATTATTTACTATTTGGAAAAAGATTATTTTAAAACATCCAGATTGGATTCTTGACGTATATGGTCATTGGACAACTAATATTGAATATATCAATAAAGCTAAATTGCTCAAAATTGAGCAAAATATAAATTTTTTACCTCCAACTACAGCCATTTATGATAGTTATTTACAAGCATCTGTTTTTTTGATGACTTCAAGATATGAAGCTTTTGGAATGGTACTTATAGAAAGTATGGCCGTGGGTTTACCTTGTGTGGCATATGATTGTCCCTGTGGACCGGGTGCTGTAATAGATGATGGGATAAACGGATTTTTAATAGAAGATGGAAATGTTGATGATTATGTTGAAAAAGTACTTAACATTATCGAAGATGAAGATTTAAGGATTAAAATAGGTATTGACGCCAAAAAAAGTGTTCATAAATATACCATTGAAGTTATAATGCAAGAATGGGAAAAACTCTTTGTAAATGTAGTAAATGATTGA
- a CDS encoding IS1595 family transposase → MFNKEIKSVLDLVKAFPTEQSCIDHLTEIRWNDSVVSPFDSTSKVYVCKGNKYQCKNTGKYFNVKTNTIFDNTKLELQKWFLAIWIVTSHKKGISSLQLGRDLDITQKSAWFMLQRIRKCFGIENDNELDNEVEADETYVGGKNKNRHNHKKAIASQGRSAKDKTPVVGTVERNGKLNANVVENVGSATLTREIVANVKQSASLYTDEWLGYKGVSKIYDHSIVRHNQGQYVNGRIHTNTIEGFWSLLKRGIFGIYHFTSKKHLQMYVDEFVFRYNTRTSTSSNRFDLLLSNMENRITYKELIG, encoded by the coding sequence ATGTTCAACAAAGAAATTAAATCAGTTTTAGACCTTGTAAAAGCATTCCCTACAGAACAGTCATGTATTGACCATTTGACTGAAATAAGATGGAATGACAGCGTAGTCAGTCCTTTTGATTCTACTTCAAAGGTTTATGTTTGTAAAGGTAATAAATACCAATGTAAGAACACGGGTAAATATTTCAATGTAAAAACTAATACCATTTTTGACAACACTAAACTAGAGTTGCAAAAATGGTTTTTAGCTATATGGATAGTTACATCGCACAAGAAAGGCATATCCTCCCTGCAATTAGGTCGTGACTTAGATATTACCCAAAAGAGCGCTTGGTTTATGCTACAACGTATTAGAAAGTGTTTCGGTATTGAAAACGACAACGAACTTGACAACGAAGTTGAAGCAGATGAAACTTATGTAGGTGGTAAAAATAAAAACCGTCACAACCATAAAAAAGCTATTGCATCACAAGGTAGAAGCGCCAAAGACAAAACACCAGTTGTAGGAACAGTTGAACGTAATGGAAAATTAAACGCAAATGTTGTTGAAAATGTTGGCTCTGCTACTTTAACTCGTGAAATAGTTGCAAACGTAAAACAAAGCGCTTCTTTGTACACAGATGAATGGTTAGGCTATAAAGGTGTTTCTAAAATTTACGACCATTCAATAGTAAGACATAATCAAGGACAATATGTAAATGGTAGAATTCACACCAATACAATTGAAGGTTTTTGGTCTTTACTAAAAAGAGGTATATTTGGAATCTATCATTTTACATCTAAAAAGCACTTGCAAATGTATGTTGACGAATTTGTTTTTAGATACAATACTAGAACCAGTACTTCTTCAAATAGATTTGACTTACTATTGTCAAATATGGAAAATCGTATAACTTATAAAGAACTAATTGGATAA
- a CDS encoding P63C domain-containing protein produces MAKTNLPKVKYKGQIEIGDFKISCAVLDNGERILVDRSLANALGIKGSGAYWQKKKEQKGAVLPEYISANYLTPFISEETFEKLSKPVVYVDEDGETYEGVPATGLIDICDIWQQADKKGALNNRENAKIAAENAYVIFKGFANIGITALVDEATGYQYDREKDELQKILKQYISEQLLPWQKTFPDIFYKELFRLNGWDFTVNGIKKRPGVIGTWTKKLIYEELPMGVLSELEKNVPKSTQGNKTARFHQFLTEDTGSPHLTAQINQIVTLFQLSDNMKHMWDQFNKLKARQNGQLEIPFDFDDKGHTVEVVEKPKVKLSEFNQNLKKGLDFNPKEDK; encoded by the coding sequence ATGGCAAAGACAAACTTACCTAAAGTAAAATACAAAGGACAGATAGAAATTGGAGACTTTAAAATATCATGTGCTGTTTTAGATAACGGAGAAAGAATTTTAGTCGATAGAAGCCTAGCGAATGCTTTAGGAATTAAAGGAAGCGGAGCATATTGGCAAAAGAAGAAAGAACAAAAAGGCGCTGTACTTCCAGAATATATTTCAGCTAATTACCTAACACCTTTTATAAGTGAAGAAACATTTGAAAAGCTATCAAAACCAGTTGTTTATGTTGATGAAGATGGAGAAACTTACGAAGGTGTTCCTGCCACAGGTTTAATAGATATTTGTGATATTTGGCAACAAGCAGACAAAAAAGGCGCTTTAAACAATAGAGAAAACGCTAAGATAGCAGCAGAAAACGCTTATGTTATTTTTAAAGGCTTTGCAAATATAGGTATAACTGCTTTAGTTGATGAAGCTACTGGTTACCAGTACGACCGAGAAAAAGATGAATTACAAAAAATATTAAAGCAATACATAAGTGAACAGCTTTTGCCTTGGCAAAAAACATTCCCAGATATTTTTTATAAAGAATTATTCCGATTAAATGGTTGGGACTTTACAGTTAATGGAATAAAGAAAAGACCCGGAGTTATAGGTACTTGGACAAAGAAACTTATATACGAAGAATTACCTATGGGTGTATTGTCAGAATTAGAAAAAAATGTACCTAAAAGTACCCAAGGAAACAAAACAGCTCGTTTTCATCAATTCTTAACCGAAGATACAGGTAGTCCGCATTTAACGGCTCAAATAAACCAAATTGTAACATTGTTTCAGTTATCAGATAATATGAAGCACATGTGGGATCAATTCAATAAACTTAAAGCTAGACAAAACGGTCAATTGGAAATACCATTTGATTTTGATGATAAAGGACACACAGTAGAAGTTGTAGAAAAACCAAAAGTCAAATTATCAGAATTTAACCAAAATTTAAAAAAAGGATTAGACTTTAATCCTAAAGAAGATAAATAA
- a CDS encoding class I SAM-dependent methyltransferase → MYNNLKKIIHSVLSKKNIFKIEPYLRRGWSVFYLGSKHQCTICKTKFKNWISLPNQDNVCPRCGSLSRDRRLWQLIEQNYLKPHSNVLDFSPSRSLFRIWKKQHTYYTATDLSGDFISDNQYDITAIPEDENTFDLIICYHVLEHVIEDRKAMNELYRILKPTGTLLVQTPFKEGDIYEDYSITTKEERLKHFEQEDHVRIYSVEGLKNRLTKSGFKVEIKPFKKDTFYGLTDNEIIFVLKKN, encoded by the coding sequence ATGTATAACAATTTAAAAAAAATAATTCATTCGGTTTTATCTAAAAAAAACATATTTAAGATAGAACCTTATTTAAGAAGAGGCTGGTCAGTCTTCTATTTAGGATCAAAACACCAATGTACTATTTGTAAAACAAAATTCAAAAATTGGATTAGTTTACCTAATCAAGATAATGTTTGTCCAAGATGCGGAAGCCTTTCTAGAGATAGAAGATTATGGCAACTGATAGAACAAAATTATTTAAAACCCCATAGTAACGTATTAGATTTCTCACCTTCCAGAAGTTTATTTAGAATTTGGAAAAAACAGCATACATATTATACTGCAACAGACTTATCAGGTGATTTCATTTCAGATAATCAATATGATATTACCGCTATCCCTGAAGATGAAAACACATTTGACTTAATTATTTGTTATCATGTTCTAGAACATGTCATTGAAGACAGAAAAGCGATGAATGAGCTTTATCGAATTCTAAAACCTACAGGAACACTACTGGTTCAAACACCATTCAAGGAAGGTGATATCTATGAAGACTATAGCATAACGACAAAAGAAGAAAGATTAAAACATTTTGAACAAGAAGATCACGTTAGAATATATTCGGTTGAAGGTCTAAAAAACAGATTGACAAAATCTGGTTTTAAGGTTGAAATTAAGCCATTTAAAAAAGACACTTTTTATGGTTTAACAGATAACGAAATTATATTTGTTTTGAAAAAAAATTAA
- a CDS encoding glycosyltransferase family 2 protein, whose product MLSILIPTYNYNVYPLVLELKKQADSLDLKYEILVQDDNSTETYENSTINSLTNCNFSVNQVNLGRGKNINLLCTKSKYDYVLIMEADSLPENKLYLKNFVDSITNSTTIIFGGVKYPDNKPTKEKMLRWKYGKKRETKSLKHRQKFNYDFVFTWNLVLRKEILLKYPFPEYITEYGYEDVIFIKTLQSNAISINHIENFLIHHNDEFSIDFIKKKQSSVTNLHSLITHNKIEYKDINLSAVYLFLKKLRIIGIVKLIYLKIRPKIIVNLTSENPNLYLLDFYKLGYYCTIQDSKNV is encoded by the coding sequence ATGCTATCTATTTTAATACCAACATACAACTACAATGTATACCCACTCGTTTTAGAACTTAAAAAACAAGCTGATAGTTTAGATTTGAAATATGAGATACTTGTTCAAGACGATAATAGCACCGAAACTTACGAAAACAGCACAATCAATTCACTAACTAATTGTAACTTCTCAGTTAACCAAGTAAATTTAGGAAGAGGTAAAAACATCAATCTTTTATGTACTAAATCAAAATATGATTATGTTTTAATAATGGAAGCTGATTCACTACCTGAGAACAAATTATACCTCAAAAACTTCGTTGATTCAATAACAAATTCAACTACCATCATTTTTGGAGGGGTTAAATACCCTGACAATAAACCAACTAAAGAAAAAATGCTTCGTTGGAAATACGGCAAAAAACGCGAAACTAAATCTTTAAAGCACAGACAAAAATTTAATTACGATTTTGTTTTTACATGGAATTTAGTATTAAGGAAAGAAATCCTTTTAAAATATCCTTTTCCAGAATACATAACTGAATATGGATATGAAGATGTTATTTTTATAAAGACTTTACAATCAAATGCTATTTCAATAAATCATATTGAAAATTTCCTAATTCATCATAACGACGAATTTAGTATTGATTTTATAAAAAAAAAACAAAGCTCCGTTACTAACTTGCATTCACTAATAACACATAATAAGATTGAATACAAAGACATTAATTTAAGTGCAGTTTATCTTTTTCTCAAAAAACTTCGTATTATTGGAATTGTAAAACTTATTTACTTAAAAATAAGACCTAAAATCATTGTGAATTTAACATCAGAGAATCCAAATCTATATTTATTAGATTTTTACAAATTAGGATATTATTGCACCATACAAGACTCAAAAAATGTATAA
- a CDS encoding 2OG-Fe(II) oxygenase — protein sequence MDREDISKIIINKIVDKSEVAKAMFADSGSKIGYFFIDDLLPQEIVSRIYEVFPNSDQMVLKKSIRENKYVAAQMNKYHPLLEEIIYAFQDEKVVALIGEICQIKEAIPDEFLYAGGISMMGKGQFLNPHLDNSHDKDRDRWRVLNLLFYVTPNWEENYGGNLELWPEGLSGQPVTIHSRFNRLIVMATHNKSLHSVSPVVYEGFRCCVSNYYFSKVPLLSTDTFHVTSFRGRPEQKLIDAVLQLDTWTRMLIRKLFKKGIKENPHVYKK from the coding sequence GTGGATAGAGAAGATATATCTAAAATTATTATCAATAAGATAGTTGATAAAAGTGAAGTAGCTAAGGCAATGTTTGCAGATTCAGGTTCAAAAATAGGTTACTTTTTTATTGATGACCTATTGCCTCAGGAAATTGTAAGTAGGATATATGAAGTTTTTCCTAATTCAGACCAAATGGTTCTTAAAAAAAGCATTAGAGAAAATAAATATGTTGCTGCTCAAATGAATAAATATCACCCTCTTCTTGAAGAGATAATATATGCATTTCAGGATGAAAAGGTGGTAGCTTTAATTGGGGAAATTTGTCAAATAAAAGAAGCGATTCCAGATGAGTTTCTTTATGCTGGTGGAATTTCAATGATGGGAAAAGGTCAATTTCTAAATCCGCATTTAGATAATTCTCATGATAAGGATCGGGATAGATGGAGGGTTTTGAATTTATTATTTTATGTTACTCCAAATTGGGAAGAAAATTATGGTGGTAATCTTGAATTATGGCCAGAAGGATTATCAGGTCAGCCAGTTACAATTCATAGTAGATTCAATAGATTAATAGTAATGGCTACTCATAACAAGTCATTACACTCGGTGTCTCCAGTAGTTTATGAAGGTTTCAGATGTTGTGTGTCAAATTATTATTTTTCAAAAGTACCTTTGTTATCAACAGATACATTTCATGTAACCTCTTTTCGAGGTCGTCCAGAACAAAAACTGATTGATGCAGTTTTACAGCTTGATACTTGGACTAGAATGTTAATTCGTAAATTATTTAAAAAAGGAATTAAAGAAAATCCACACGTATATAAAAAGTAG
- a CDS encoding cell division ATP-binding protein FtsE, translating into MSQPILSLKNVTISQEDKTILSNITLEVNRGEFIYIIGKTGSGKSSLMKTLYADLPLNEGEGHIVDFDLVGLKENDIPYLRRKIGIVFQDFKLLPDRSIKDNMIFVLKATGWTVKEEMDQKIDEVLDKVGMKQYINKMPHQISGGEQQRVAIARALLNDPELILADEPTGNLDPQTSAEVLDVLRKINQNGKTIIMATHDYALLMKFPAKTLKCEDAKIFEVVQRTV; encoded by the coding sequence ATGTCACAACCTATACTTTCTTTAAAAAACGTAACTATTTCTCAAGAAGATAAAACCATTTTATCTAATATAACGCTTGAAGTAAATCGAGGTGAATTTATATACATCATTGGAAAAACAGGTTCAGGAAAGAGTAGTTTAATGAAAACTCTATATGCTGATTTACCCTTGAACGAAGGTGAAGGACATATTGTAGACTTTGATTTAGTAGGCTTAAAAGAAAATGACATTCCGTATTTAAGAAGAAAAATAGGGATTGTTTTCCAAGATTTCAAACTACTTCCTGACCGTAGTATCAAAGACAATATGATATTCGTCTTAAAAGCTACTGGATGGACAGTAAAAGAAGAGATGGACCAAAAAATTGACGAAGTACTCGACAAAGTGGGTATGAAACAGTATATAAACAAAATGCCTCATCAGATTTCAGGAGGAGAGCAACAACGTGTTGCAATTGCAAGAGCATTATTGAACGATCCAGAGCTTATTCTAGCCGATGAACCTACTGGAAACCTAGACCCACAAACTAGTGCTGAAGTACTAGATGTACTGCGAAAAATTAATCAAAACGGTAAAACCATCATCATGGCTACCCACGATTATGCGTTGCTAATGAAATTCCCTGCCAAAACATTAAAATGTGAAGACGCTAAGATTTTTGAGGTTGTTCAAAGGACGGTTTAA
- a CDS encoding tetratricopeptide repeat protein: MHKFSRFFILLVFSSVGNLSAQKSAVYTHELKNFDKAVSLYRDGQYASSLTLFEQVYIESKDQEVKSDCSYYQASAAIHLDRGNAGDLIDRFLTEYPTSAKSNQANIEIAQYYFEQKNYSSALRYFQKVEEYQLKREDRDKFNFQKGYCLFNAKNKKEATIYLNKVVKSPEYGSQAKYYLGFMAYEGNDYSQANKYFDEVSGDDKYKEKLSYYQADMNFKQGNFQKAIELGEKAMAKSTAIEKSELNKIIGESYFNLKKYDKAIPYLTAYKGKRGRWSNTDYYQLGYAYYKQNNLESAISQFNKIINGKDFVAQNAYYHLGESYLNLNKKQEALNAFKNASEMNFDATIQEDASLNYAKLSYEIGNSYQSVPAVLLGFINKYPNNTNRPTIEKLLIDSYISSKNYDEALVLLEKSKRPENKLAYQKVTFYRGLELFTDRSYQEAQKMFKKSIDNQTDAEFTARATFWKAETENILEDHKNALLSFKQFMGLPRAYVTSEYKNINYNIAYAYFKLKEYDQAGDYFQKQIEKEKGDKDRLNDSYLRLGDCRFVNSKYYPAMEAYNKAIEYNGFDADYAYFQKALCYGFVGKSDKKIDELNMFIKLYTKSSYRDDALFELANTYVATNKQDLALKTYDRLIEDYKKGSFTPKAILRQGLVYYNSDKNDLALAKFKKVVTDFPKSPEALEAVSTSRLIYVDSGRVNEYATWVRTLDFVAVSDVELDNDSYESAYKQFEQKNNSQAISGFNAYISSFPRGLHSLQANFYLAQLYFTEGQEAKSVSNYEYVVNQSRNEFTEQSLTRLGQIFLKNTDKTKAISILERLENEAELSQNKVFAQSNLMKCYYDKKDYSRSVIYAEKVLNSSKIDDNVKSDAQIIIARSAIQTGDETKARAGYTKVLAIAKGELAAEALYYDAYFKNKDGKFEASNVSVQKIAKSYSSYRYYGAKGLVVMAKNFYGLKDSFQATYILDNVIKNFTDFPDVVSEAKKELDSIKAEESKTNSSITN, translated from the coding sequence ATGCATAAATTTTCACGGTTCTTCATTTTGTTGGTTTTTTCTAGTGTTGGCAATCTTTCTGCCCAAAAATCAGCAGTATATACACACGAATTAAAGAATTTTGACAAGGCGGTATCCTTGTATAGAGATGGTCAATATGCGTCCTCATTAACCCTTTTTGAGCAAGTGTACATAGAGTCTAAAGACCAAGAAGTTAAATCAGATTGTTCTTATTATCAGGCCAGTGCTGCTATTCATTTGGACCGTGGTAACGCTGGTGATTTGATAGATCGTTTTCTAACAGAATACCCAACAAGTGCCAAAAGTAATCAAGCTAATATTGAAATAGCTCAGTATTATTTTGAACAAAAAAACTATTCAAGTGCTTTACGATATTTTCAAAAAGTTGAGGAGTATCAACTGAAGAGAGAAGATAGAGATAAATTTAATTTCCAAAAAGGATATTGTCTTTTTAATGCTAAAAATAAAAAAGAAGCTACTATTTACCTGAATAAAGTGGTGAAGTCCCCTGAGTATGGCTCACAAGCTAAATATTACCTGGGGTTTATGGCATATGAGGGAAATGATTATTCTCAAGCTAATAAATATTTTGATGAAGTGTCTGGTGATGATAAGTACAAAGAAAAATTGTCTTACTATCAAGCGGATATGAATTTTAAACAAGGGAATTTTCAAAAAGCAATTGAGTTAGGTGAAAAAGCGATGGCAAAATCTACAGCTATTGAAAAATCTGAATTGAATAAAATTATTGGTGAAAGTTATTTTAACTTAAAAAAATACGACAAAGCTATTCCTTATTTGACAGCATATAAAGGAAAAAGAGGAAGATGGAGCAATACCGATTATTATCAATTAGGATATGCTTATTACAAGCAAAATAATTTAGAAAGTGCCATTTCCCAATTTAATAAAATCATTAATGGTAAAGATTTTGTGGCGCAAAATGCCTACTACCATCTAGGCGAAAGTTATTTGAACCTAAATAAAAAACAAGAAGCTTTAAATGCTTTTAAAAATGCATCCGAAATGAATTTTGATGCTACTATTCAAGAAGATGCTAGCTTGAATTATGCAAAATTAAGTTATGAAATTGGGAATTCTTATCAAAGTGTACCAGCGGTATTATTAGGATTTATTAACAAATATCCAAATAACACTAACAGACCAACTATCGAAAAATTATTGATTGACTCCTATATTTCGTCTAAAAATTATGATGAAGCTTTGGTGCTTTTAGAAAAAAGCAAGAGACCTGAGAACAAATTAGCTTATCAAAAAGTAACTTTTTACAGAGGATTAGAATTGTTTACGGATAGAAGTTATCAAGAGGCTCAAAAAATGTTTAAAAAGTCAATAGATAATCAAACGGATGCTGAGTTTACTGCAAGAGCTACTTTTTGGAAAGCTGAAACTGAAAATATTCTAGAAGATCATAAAAATGCGTTGTTGAGTTTTAAACAGTTTATGGGGCTCCCACGCGCTTATGTAACTTCTGAATATAAAAATATTAATTACAATATTGCCTACGCTTATTTTAAGTTGAAAGAATACGATCAAGCGGGTGATTATTTTCAAAAACAGATTGAAAAAGAAAAAGGGGATAAAGATCGCTTAAATGATTCATATTTACGTTTGGGTGATTGCCGTTTTGTAAATTCAAAATATTATCCAGCTATGGAAGCTTATAATAAAGCTATTGAGTATAATGGATTTGATGCTGATTATGCTTATTTTCAAAAAGCACTTTGTTATGGTTTTGTTGGTAAGAGTGACAAAAAAATTGACGAATTGAACATGTTTATTAAGCTATATACGAAATCAAGTTATAGAGACGATGCTCTATTTGAATTGGCTAACACTTATGTGGCGACAAACAAACAAGATTTAGCATTGAAAACATACGATCGTTTAATTGAAGATTATAAAAAAGGTTCTTTTACACCAAAAGCAATTTTACGCCAAGGATTAGTGTATTATAACTCAGATAAAAATGATTTGGCCTTAGCCAAATTTAAAAAAGTAGTGACTGATTTTCCTAAAAGTCCCGAAGCACTAGAAGCTGTTTCAACATCTAGGTTAATTTATGTTGATAGTGGACGAGTGAATGAATACGCTACTTGGGTTCGAACATTGGATTTTGTTGCTGTTTCAGATGTTGAATTGGATAATGATAGTTACGAATCGGCTTATAAACAATTTGAACAAAAAAATAACAGTCAAGCTATTTCTGGATTCAATGCCTATATTTCAAGTTTCCCTAGAGGTTTACATAGTTTACAGGCTAATTTTTATTTGGCTCAATTGTATTTTACCGAAGGTCAGGAAGCCAAATCGGTTTCTAATTATGAATACGTGGTCAATCAATCACGAAACGAATTCACGGAGCAATCATTGACTAGATTAGGGCAAATTTTTCTAAAAAATACTGATAAAACTAAAGCGATTTCAATATTAGAGCGTTTGGAGAATGAAGCAGAACTGTCTCAAAATAAGGTTTTTGCGCAGTCTAATTTGATGAAATGTTATTATGACAAAAAAGATTATTCACGTTCGGTGATTTATGCCGAAAAGGTTCTGAATAGTTCTAAAATAGATGATAATGTAAAAAGTGATGCTCAAATTATCATAGCGCGTTCTGCTATTCAAACTGGTGATGAAACAAAAGCAAGAGCTGGTTATACTAAAGTATTGGCTATTGCAAAAGGAGAGTTGGCAGCCGAAGCATTATATTATGATGCTTATTTTAAAAATAAAGATGGCAAATTTGAAGCTTCAAATGTTAGTGTTCAAAAAATAGCGAAAAGTTATTCCAGTTATCGTTATTATGGAGCCAAAGGTTTAGTGGTAATGGCTAAAAACTTTTATGGTTTGAAAGATAGTTTCCAAGCGACTTATATATTGGATAATGTAATTAAGAATTTTACGGATTTTCCAGATGTTGTATCAGAGGCTAAAAAAGAATTAGACAGTATCAAAGCCGAAGAGTCTAAAACAAATTCATCGATAACAAATTAG